The Macrobrachium nipponense isolate FS-2020 chromosome 27, ASM1510439v2, whole genome shotgun sequence genome includes a region encoding these proteins:
- the LOC135200509 gene encoding mannose-binding protein A-like has protein sequence MWDYPLENEDIKNMAECRINLRGNIISTDTTPFEFSLAEINTTEITRFCQKSEKAVFIPEQMYLDHAIKFCSLLHASLYIPENAEENAQLTIQAKKFNDICVGNSYRLMYLGATDKVKEGQWLKVADGKPIEYSNWFVGEPNGDTKDNCLVLRRNDDHWADIVCDYELCFSCGTTNKDFLQLRGLCEEKEHQTRFC, from the coding sequence ATGTGGGACTATCCCTTGGAGAATGAAGACATCAAGAATATGGCCGAATGTCGTATCAACCTGAGAGGAAACATCATATCGACTGACACAACACCTTTTGAATTCTCGTTAGCAGAAATCAACACTACTGAAATCACCCGCTTTTGCCAAAAGAGTGAAAAAGCAGTCTTTATCCCAGAGCAGATGTACCTAGACCACGCCATAAAATTTTGTAGTTTATTACACGCTTCATTGTATATTCCGGAGAATGCAGAAGAAAATGCTCAGCTGACGATTCAAGCAAAGAAATTCAACGATATATGTGTGGGTAACAGCTACAGACTTATGTATTTAGGGGCCACAGATAAGGTTAAAGAGGGACAGTGGTTAAAGGTAGCCGATGGCAAACCGATCGAGTACTCCAACTGGTTTGTTGGAGAACCCAATGGTGACACCAAAGACAACTGCTTGGTACTTCGCAGGAACGATGACCACTGGGCAGACATCGTCTGCGATTATGAGCTTTGTTTCTCCTGTGGCACAACAAACAAAGATTTCCTACAGTTGCGCGGGCTCTGTGAGGAAAAAGAACACCAGACAAGATTCTGCTAG
- the LOC135200849 gene encoding serotonin-gated chloride channel mod-1-like isoform X2: protein MSVVLGLSICTTQEFMCTDGSCVHRSVRCNLLDDCLDRSDEENCTLVVLSEGYQNYKPPPGAAFGIPLKISPEVNLVRFSQIDDINLAFSMEIEVALVWMDRNLYFNNLKSEEGKNQLSEKEVEAVWSPEIEFLNINDGRLQLLKTGVYARQVAEPEPPVFTDVKMDTIYQPKSSRLVKRQQYYASFNCQFELFSYPFDTQTCQIIIKLASADRKVIDLEVTFDLERRYSLLVLTVFLPTFLLMGISYGTLFIKPKDFDTRSMMALTTLLVMYTMFDQVSSNLPDTAYIKMVDLWFFFCIFTIFSVNIIHIWVEFLPPGDDDDLFSRRDRVSPITNGLKKESPMISTAGWTAEKVLSWSRKIVYPTIILVFAFIFWIVIFTAEAILV from the exons ATGTCCGTAGTTTTGGGCTTGTCCATCTGTACAACGCAGGAGTTCATGTGCACGGACGGCTCGTGCGTTCACCGGTCCGTGCGCTGCAATCTCCTAGACGATTGCTTAGACCGAAGCGACGAGGAGAACTGCACCCTTGTCGTGTTAAGCGAGGGCTACCAAAACTACAAGCCGCCCCCTGGCGCGGCCTTCGGAATCCCGCTCAAGATATCGCCTGAAGTCAACCTGGTGCGGTTCTCCCAGATCGACGACATCAACCTGGCCTTTTCCATGGAGATCGAGGTCGCCCTCGTATGGATGGACCGGAACCTCTATTTCAACAACCTCAAGTCGGAGGAGGGGAAGAACCAACTCAGCGAGAAGGAGGTGGAAGCGGTGTGGTCGCCGGAGATCGAGTTTCTCAACATCAACGACGGGCGGCTGCAGCTTCTCAAGACTGGCGTCTACGCGAGGCAGGTGGCGGAGCCTGAACCTCCCGTCTTTACGGATGTTAAAATGG ACACCATCTACCAACCGAAGAGCAGCAGGCTGGTGAAGCGTCAGCAGTACTACGCCAGTTTCAACTGTCAGTTTGAACTGTTCAGTTACCCTTTCGACACTCAGACTTGTCAGATCATCATCAAACTGGCTTCAGCTGACAGGAAGGTTATCGATCTGGAG GTAACATTTGACCTGGAACGCAGATACAGTCTTCTGGTGCTGACAGTATTTCTGCCAACGTTTCTGCTAATGGGTATCAGCTATGGCACGCTGTTCATCAAGCCTAAGGATTTTGac ACGCGATCGATGATGGCGCTGACGACGCTGCTCGTGATGTACACGATGTTCGACCAGGTGTCCAGCAACCTCCCAGACACGGCCTACATCAAGATGGTGGATCTCTGGTTTTTCTTCTGCATATTTACCATCTTCAGCGTCAACATTATCCACATCTGGGTGGAATTTCTCCCTCCTGGAGACGATGACGACCTTTTCTCGAGAAGGGACCGGGTGTCACCCATCACCAATGGGCTCAAGAAGGAATCTCCCATGATCTCCACGGCGGG
- the LOC135200849 gene encoding serotonin-gated chloride channel mod-1-like isoform X1, whose product MSVVLGLSICTTQEFMCTDGSCVHRSVRCNLLDDCLDRSDEENCTLVVLSEGYQNYKPPPGAAFGIPLKISPEVNLVRFSQIDDINLAFSMEIEVALVWMDRNLYFNNLKSEEGKNQLSEKEVEAVWSPEIEFLNINDGRLQLLKTGVYARQVAEPEPPVFTDVKMDTIYQPKSSRLVKRQQYYASFNCQFELFSYPFDTQTCQIIIKLASADRKVIDLENATVTYSGMKYLLKYEVKNINILLQPSGGYAIMEVTFDLERRYSLLVLTVFLPTFLLMGISYGTLFIKPKDFDTRSMMALTTLLVMYTMFDQVSSNLPDTAYIKMVDLWFFFCIFTIFSVNIIHIWVEFLPPGDDDDLFSRRDRVSPITNGLKKESPMISTAGWTAEKVLSWSRKIVYPTIILVFAFIFWIVIFTAEAILV is encoded by the exons ATGTCCGTAGTTTTGGGCTTGTCCATCTGTACAACGCAGGAGTTCATGTGCACGGACGGCTCGTGCGTTCACCGGTCCGTGCGCTGCAATCTCCTAGACGATTGCTTAGACCGAAGCGACGAGGAGAACTGCACCCTTGTCGTGTTAAGCGAGGGCTACCAAAACTACAAGCCGCCCCCTGGCGCGGCCTTCGGAATCCCGCTCAAGATATCGCCTGAAGTCAACCTGGTGCGGTTCTCCCAGATCGACGACATCAACCTGGCCTTTTCCATGGAGATCGAGGTCGCCCTCGTATGGATGGACCGGAACCTCTATTTCAACAACCTCAAGTCGGAGGAGGGGAAGAACCAACTCAGCGAGAAGGAGGTGGAAGCGGTGTGGTCGCCGGAGATCGAGTTTCTCAACATCAACGACGGGCGGCTGCAGCTTCTCAAGACTGGCGTCTACGCGAGGCAGGTGGCGGAGCCTGAACCTCCCGTCTTTACGGATGTTAAAATGG ACACCATCTACCAACCGAAGAGCAGCAGGCTGGTGAAGCGTCAGCAGTACTACGCCAGTTTCAACTGTCAGTTTGAACTGTTCAGTTACCCTTTCGACACTCAGACTTGTCAGATCATCATCAAACTGGCTTCAGCTGACAGGAAGGTTATCGATCTGGAG AACGCTACTGTGACCTACAGCGGCATGAAGTACCTTCTCAAGTACGAGGTGAAGAACATCAACATCCTTTTGCAACCCAGCGGCGGTTATGCTATCATGGAG GTAACATTTGACCTGGAACGCAGATACAGTCTTCTGGTGCTGACAGTATTTCTGCCAACGTTTCTGCTAATGGGTATCAGCTATGGCACGCTGTTCATCAAGCCTAAGGATTTTGac ACGCGATCGATGATGGCGCTGACGACGCTGCTCGTGATGTACACGATGTTCGACCAGGTGTCCAGCAACCTCCCAGACACGGCCTACATCAAGATGGTGGATCTCTGGTTTTTCTTCTGCATATTTACCATCTTCAGCGTCAACATTATCCACATCTGGGTGGAATTTCTCCCTCCTGGAGACGATGACGACCTTTTCTCGAGAAGGGACCGGGTGTCACCCATCACCAATGGGCTCAAGAAGGAATCTCCCATGATCTCCACGGCGGG